In Hasllibacter sp. MH4015, the following proteins share a genomic window:
- a CDS encoding DeoR/GlpR family DNA-binding transcription regulator: protein MPLSPRQSDILALARDMGRVTVDGLAASFGVTVQTIRRDLTELCDAGVLDRTHGGAALPSGITNIGYEDRRRLNADAKEAIARAAAALIPAGASLFLNIGTTTEAVARALRDTPNLMVVTNNMNVAQIMGGHPSAEVIVTGGRLRRADGGLVGDMAVQTIRQFKVDIAVIGASALDPEGDVLDFDPDEVRVSRAILGQARSSILVADQGKLARVAPVRIGNLSDLDQWVTDRAPPAALAQICRAAKTSIILP from the coding sequence ATGCCCCTGAGCCCACGCCAATCCGATATTCTTGCCCTTGCCCGTGACATGGGTCGCGTGACAGTGGATGGCCTTGCCGCATCCTTTGGCGTGACGGTCCAGACAATCCGCCGCGACCTGACGGAATTGTGCGATGCCGGAGTTCTGGACCGGACCCATGGCGGCGCGGCCCTGCCGTCTGGCATCACCAATATCGGGTATGAGGATCGCCGCCGCCTGAATGCCGACGCAAAGGAGGCGATCGCGAGAGCCGCCGCCGCCCTGATCCCGGCCGGCGCGTCCCTGTTCCTCAACATCGGCACAACGACAGAGGCCGTCGCGCGCGCCCTGCGCGATACGCCGAACCTGATGGTCGTGACCAACAACATGAACGTGGCCCAGATCATGGGGGGGCATCCAAGTGCGGAAGTGATCGTCACGGGCGGTCGCCTGCGCCGCGCCGATGGCGGATTGGTGGGCGACATGGCGGTCCAGACGATCCGGCAATTCAAGGTCGACATCGCGGTGATCGGGGCCTCCGCCCTTGATCCGGAAGGCGATGTGCTCGACTTCGATCCGGACGAGGTGCGGGTCAGCCGCGCGATCTTGGGTCAGGCGCGGAGCTCCATCCTCGTGGCGGATCAGGGAAAGCTGGCGCGCGTGGCACCGGTGCGGATCGGGAACCTGTCCGACCTCGATCAATGGGTGACAGATCGCGCACCGCCCGCTGCACTGGCTCAGATATGCAGGGCGGCGAAGACATCAATCATTCTGCCGTGA
- a CDS encoding ABC transporter ATP-binding protein yields MDQVLSLTEAKLSLDGNAGRVDILHGITLDVQRGETLALTGPSGSGKSSLLMLMGGLERATGGRVTALDHDLSAMTEDQLARFRRDHMGVVFQSFHLIPTMTALENVATPLELAGTSDAFDRAAAELDSVGLGHRMGHYPSQMSGGEQQRVALARAAAPRPDILLADEPTGNLDGTTGAQIMDLLMDLRESHGATLILVTHSPSLAARCDREVRLRDGLLDTGLRDAAE; encoded by the coding sequence ATGGATCAGGTCCTTTCCCTGACGGAGGCCAAGCTGTCGCTTGATGGAAATGCGGGCCGTGTCGACATCCTGCACGGGATCACGCTGGACGTGCAACGCGGTGAGACGCTGGCGCTGACAGGGCCGTCGGGGTCCGGCAAGTCGTCTCTCCTCATGTTGATGGGCGGGTTGGAACGCGCCACGGGCGGTCGTGTTACGGCACTTGACCATGATTTGTCCGCGATGACCGAGGATCAGTTGGCCCGGTTTCGCAGGGATCATATGGGGGTGGTGTTTCAATCCTTCCACCTGATCCCCACCATGACAGCGTTGGAGAATGTCGCGACGCCGCTGGAATTGGCGGGTACGTCGGACGCATTCGACCGCGCAGCGGCGGAGTTGGATTCCGTGGGCCTTGGTCATCGCATGGGCCATTACCCGTCCCAGATGTCCGGCGGTGAACAACAGCGCGTGGCGCTTGCCCGCGCCGCTGCGCCACGCCCCGACATCCTTCTGGCCGATGAACCAACCGGCAACCTCGACGGAACGACCGGCGCACAGATCATGGATTTGTTGATGGACTTGCGCGAAAGCCACGGGGCGACCCTGATCCTCGTGACCCATTCGCCCAGTTTGGCCGCGCGATGTGACCGGGAGGTGCGATTGCGCGACGGGTTGCTGGACACCGGATTGAGGGACGCGGCCGAATGA
- a CDS encoding metallophosphoesterase family protein has protein sequence MLRSMRSLLGRKSEGPSPASPQVPQDVPQPAQPTYVVGDIHGRADLLELMLELIDAHIGGTAAENPKLVFVGDYIDLGPDSAVVLARMQELQEGFPDNVICLMGNHERMMLDFLDDPATRGPRWLRAGAAETLQSFGVATADLEDGAEFDAFPAAANSLRRRMPKGCLKWLENLPLIWSSGNVWVTHAGADPGRDMEDQTARVMLWGHPEFDSAPRGDGTWVVHGHTELDAPLAADGRISTDTGAWRTGRLTACAIRTDGRHDFLQT, from the coding sequence ATGTTGAGGTCAATGCGGTCCCTGCTGGGGCGTAAATCCGAGGGCCCGTCGCCTGCATCTCCGCAGGTGCCGCAGGACGTGCCGCAACCGGCGCAACCGACGTACGTGGTTGGGGATATCCACGGGCGCGCCGATCTTCTGGAACTGATGTTGGAGCTGATCGACGCCCATATCGGCGGCACGGCCGCGGAAAACCCCAAGCTTGTTTTCGTGGGCGATTACATCGACCTCGGCCCGGATTCCGCCGTGGTTTTGGCGCGGATGCAGGAGCTTCAGGAAGGCTTTCCCGACAACGTCATCTGCCTGATGGGCAATCACGAACGCATGATGCTTGATTTTCTGGACGATCCGGCGACCCGGGGCCCCCGCTGGCTGCGCGCCGGGGCGGCGGAAACATTGCAGAGTTTCGGGGTCGCCACGGCAGATCTGGAAGATGGTGCGGAGTTCGACGCTTTCCCGGCGGCCGCCAATTCCCTGCGTCGCCGAATGCCCAAGGGATGCCTGAAATGGCTGGAGAATCTGCCGCTTATCTGGTCATCGGGGAACGTGTGGGTCACCCATGCCGGGGCCGATCCGGGGCGCGATATGGAGGATCAGACCGCCCGGGTGATGCTGTGGGGGCATCCGGAATTCGACTCCGCACCACGGGGCGATGGCACTTGGGTAGTCCACGGCCACACGGAACTCGATGCGCCGCTTGCCGCCGATGGGCGGATCTCGACCGATACCGGCGCGTGGCGGACGGGGCGGCTGACAGCGTGCGCTATCCGCACAGACGGACGTCACGACTTCCTCCAGACCTGA
- a CDS encoding monovalent cation/H+ antiporter complex subunit F — protein sequence MSPILSLAVDISFILVVLGVVAGFIRLVKGPSLPDRIVALDMMTVLIVSFCGLYAILSGDTAFVDVAIVLALIGFLATVALARFVDRQQRRSSTRAGSVAQKSDTPPENAP from the coding sequence ATGAGCCCGATCCTGTCCCTCGCCGTCGACATCTCCTTCATCCTTGTGGTTCTGGGAGTTGTGGCCGGGTTCATCCGCCTGGTCAAAGGCCCGAGCCTGCCGGACCGTATCGTGGCGCTTGACATGATGACGGTCCTGATCGTCAGCTTCTGCGGCCTTTACGCTATCTTGTCAGGCGACACAGCGTTCGTTGACGTGGCGATCGTTCTGGCGCTGATCGGGTTTCTGGCGACCGTGGCGCTGGCACGCTTTGTCGACCGCCAGCAAAGGCGCAGCTCGACGCGCGCCGGAAGCGTTGCCCAGAAATCGGACACCCCACCGGAGAACGCGCCATGA
- the mnhG gene encoding monovalent cation/H(+) antiporter subunit G gives MILEYVMAALVVLGGFFCFVAGLGVLRLPDVLIRMHASTKAGTLGAGLILIAAAIFFGDTATITRAVATVVFLLITAPVAAHMIGRAAFRSGVPLWKTKIEEGAQEKLSR, from the coding sequence ATGATCCTTGAATATGTCATGGCCGCGCTTGTCGTTCTGGGTGGGTTCTTCTGCTTCGTGGCGGGCCTTGGTGTCTTGCGCTTGCCCGACGTGCTGATCCGCATGCACGCCTCGACCAAGGCGGGCACACTTGGCGCCGGCCTGATCCTGATCGCTGCCGCCATCTTCTTTGGTGATACGGCGACGATCACGCGGGCGGTGGCGACCGTCGTGTTCTTGCTGATAACCGCGCCCGTGGCGGCGCACATGATCGGGCGCGCGGCGTTCCGGTCCGGTGTGCCATTGTGGAAGACAAAGATCGAAGAGGGCGCGCAGGAGAAGTTGAGCCGCTGA
- a CDS encoding Na+/H+ antiporter subunit D, translated as MSWILAAPIIIPFATAVLAFLFRHGPEGRWLSVLGSAALLVASAVLMVEVLREGVVAAQMGQWAAPFGITLVADLLSAVMVVITGITGLAVAIYALSDVEERKEQLGYHALYQVLLAGVCGAFLTGDLFNLYVWFEVMLISSFGLLVMGGNRQQLDGGIKYVTLNLVSTIMFLTGIGLLYGMTGTLNMADLHSAVQEVENPGLLVAVAVMFMIAFGVKAAVFPLFFWLPASYHVPAISVSAIFAGLLTKVGVYSLIRMFTLVFTTDVAYTHTILLWVAGFTMVTGVLGAAAMNDFRRILSFHIVSQIGYMILGLALFTPLAIVGAVFYLVHHIIVKANLFLVAGVARRIAGSTELSQIGGLYKTAPFLALLFLIPAFSLAGFPPLSGFWAKYVLVKAALDNGNYIIAGVALVVGLLTIYSMTKIWGNAFWKPHPSGVQPRLSSLPARDRAALLTPIASLAILTCVIGFYPEPFVQFAERSAEQLLNPESYVAAVLGPDGGDLAEVQP; from the coding sequence ATGAGTTGGATCCTCGCCGCGCCGATCATCATCCCGTTTGCCACGGCGGTCCTGGCATTCCTCTTCCGGCATGGGCCGGAGGGGCGTTGGCTGTCCGTCCTCGGCTCCGCGGCGCTCCTCGTCGCGTCTGCCGTCTTGATGGTGGAAGTCCTGCGCGAGGGGGTCGTGGCTGCGCAAATGGGCCAATGGGCCGCACCGTTCGGGATCACCCTCGTCGCTGATTTGCTGAGCGCCGTTATGGTCGTCATCACCGGCATTACCGGTCTTGCCGTGGCGATCTACGCCCTTTCGGATGTGGAGGAGCGCAAGGAACAGCTGGGCTACCACGCGCTCTATCAGGTGCTGCTTGCGGGCGTCTGTGGCGCGTTCCTGACCGGCGACCTCTTCAACCTTTACGTCTGGTTCGAGGTCATGCTGATCTCGTCCTTCGGGCTTCTGGTCATGGGCGGCAACCGGCAGCAGTTGGACGGCGGGATCAAGTACGTGACCCTGAACCTCGTCTCCACGATCATGTTTCTGACGGGCATCGGCCTGCTTTACGGGATGACCGGCACGCTCAACATGGCGGACCTGCATTCCGCGGTGCAGGAAGTTGAAAATCCCGGCCTGCTGGTGGCTGTGGCAGTGATGTTCATGATCGCTTTCGGGGTGAAGGCGGCGGTCTTCCCGCTCTTCTTCTGGCTCCCGGCAAGTTATCATGTGCCCGCGATTTCCGTCTCGGCCATCTTCGCTGGTCTGCTGACGAAAGTCGGTGTCTATTCGCTGATCCGCATGTTCACGCTCGTCTTCACCACGGACGTGGCCTACACCCACACGATCCTGCTGTGGGTCGCCGGGTTCACAATGGTGACGGGCGTTCTGGGTGCTGCGGCGATGAACGATTTCCGGCGCATCCTGTCGTTCCATATTGTCAGCCAGATCGGATACATGATCCTTGGCCTTGCGCTGTTCACGCCGTTGGCGATCGTCGGCGCGGTCTTCTACCTCGTCCACCATATCATCGTGAAAGCGAACCTGTTCCTTGTCGCCGGTGTGGCCCGGCGCATCGCGGGCTCGACGGAGTTGAGCCAGATCGGCGGCCTCTATAAGACCGCACCCTTTCTGGCGCTCCTGTTCCTGATCCCCGCCTTCAGCCTTGCCGGTTTCCCGCCACTTTCCGGCTTCTGGGCGAAATACGTGCTGGTCAAGGCGGCGCTCGATAATGGCAACTACATCATTGCGGGCGTGGCACTGGTGGTCGGGTTGCTCACGATCTATTCCATGACGAAAATCTGGGGCAACGCCTTCTGGAAGCCGCATCCGTCCGGGGTGCAGCCGCGCCTGTCGTCCCTTCCGGCGCGCGACCGCGCCGCCCTTCTGACCCCCATTGCGTCTTTGGCGATCCTGACATGCGTGATCGGCTTCTATCCGGAACCATTCGTGCAATTCGCCGAACGGTCCGCCGAGCAGCTTCTGAACCCCGAAAGCTACGTCGCGGCGGTGCTTGGGCCGGATGGTGGTGATCTTGCGGAGGTGCAGCCATGA
- a CDS encoding Na+/H+ antiporter subunit C, producing the protein MELFVAIMVGVLVATAVHLMLARNVLRFIFGLVLISNAANLTIFVSGRLTPQNPPLIEGDAYVAAEGVANGLPQALVLTAIVIGFGLFAFALTLVYRTYQNLGTLNSDEMRLAEPVDDAEPAATSKTYIAAPAQGTGAKP; encoded by the coding sequence ATGGAATTGTTCGTTGCCATCATGGTCGGCGTCCTGGTCGCCACCGCCGTCCACCTGATGCTGGCCCGCAACGTGTTGCGGTTCATTTTCGGGCTGGTGCTGATTTCCAACGCGGCCAACCTGACGATTTTCGTCTCCGGTCGGCTCACGCCGCAGAACCCGCCCCTGATCGAAGGCGATGCCTATGTGGCCGCCGAAGGTGTGGCCAACGGCTTGCCGCAAGCACTTGTGCTGACGGCGATCGTGATCGGTTTCGGCCTGTTCGCGTTCGCGCTCACGCTGGTTTACCGCACATACCAGAACCTCGGCACGCTGAATTCCGATGAGATGCGGTTGGCCGAACCGGTGGATGATGCGGAGCCCGCCGCCACCTCCAAGACCTACATCGCTGCCCCGGCGCAGGGGACGGGGGCCAAACCATGA
- a CDS encoding ABC transporter permease — protein MNVALRIARRELRGGLRGFRVFLACLALGVAAIAAVGSVRVSIEEGLAREGAVILGGDAEMSFTYRFASDEERAFMERIAQVVSETVDFRSMVVVDRDEVERGLTQVRGVDAAWPIYGQAGLDPPMSMAEALELRDLPGAVMAPLLADRLALSVGDTFRLGTQEFELRAILTEEPDGASSGFGLGPRTIVSLEGLDGSGLLEPGTLFESQYRLGFVDGANLDALQAEALAFEDTGARWRDARNGAPGVAEFVDRIGAFLVLVGLAGLAVGGVGISSAVRAYLDGKIATIATLKTLGAEARVIFTAYFAQVGALTLVGIALGLILGAVAPILFGPLIEAQLPVPVAIGVYPAPLAEAALYGVLTALIFTLWPLAQTEHVRAATLFRDAAGGVEGWPSAGYILVTFGAFLTLLGAATWFSGTPRLALGTAGGLLLALLLLAGAAWAIRAVSRGLSRGRWVRGRTIWRTALGSVGGSGKEAASVVLSLGLGLTVLAAVGQIDTNLRSAIQRDLPEVAPSFFFVDIQPDQLAPFLARVEGDDQVSRVETAPMLRGIITRINGQRAQDVAGDHWVLQGDRGVTYTSTAPPEEEIVLGSWWPDDYAGPPLVAFAAEEALEIGIFVGDTITINILGRDIEAEIAALRDVSFENAGIGFIVTMNEAALAGAPHTHIATVYAEAEAEAQILRDVAGDAPNITAIRVRDALDRVAEALRGIASATSYAALATLLTGFIVLIGAAAAGERSRVFEAAVLKTLGATRGTILASFALRSGLLGAAAGIVAIAMGALGGWAVMTFVMETTYRFEPLSALAIVLGGALATLLAGLAFAWRPLAARPARVLRARE, from the coding sequence ATGAACGTGGCCCTGCGCATCGCGCGACGCGAATTACGCGGCGGCCTGCGCGGATTTCGCGTGTTCCTCGCCTGCCTTGCCCTCGGGGTCGCCGCCATCGCCGCGGTCGGCTCGGTTCGCGTCTCCATCGAAGAGGGTCTGGCCCGCGAGGGGGCGGTCATCCTCGGCGGCGATGCGGAGATGTCGTTCACCTATCGCTTCGCGTCAGACGAGGAGCGGGCCTTCATGGAGCGCATCGCGCAGGTCGTGTCCGAAACCGTCGATTTCCGCTCCATGGTCGTGGTCGACCGGGACGAGGTGGAACGTGGCCTGACCCAGGTCCGCGGTGTGGATGCGGCGTGGCCGATCTACGGTCAAGCCGGTCTTGACCCGCCGATGAGCATGGCCGAGGCGCTGGAATTGCGGGACCTGCCCGGCGCGGTGATGGCGCCATTGCTCGCCGACCGTCTGGCGCTTTCCGTTGGCGACACCTTCCGCCTCGGCACGCAGGAATTCGAGTTGCGCGCGATCCTCACCGAGGAACCCGACGGTGCCTCGTCCGGCTTCGGGCTGGGACCGCGCACCATTGTATCGCTGGAGGGATTGGATGGATCAGGCCTTCTGGAACCCGGCACCTTGTTCGAAAGCCAGTACCGCCTTGGGTTTGTGGACGGCGCAAACCTCGACGCTTTGCAGGCAGAGGCGCTGGCCTTTGAGGATACGGGCGCACGGTGGCGCGATGCCCGCAACGGCGCGCCGGGCGTGGCGGAATTCGTAGACCGGATCGGAGCGTTCCTTGTTTTGGTCGGCCTTGCCGGTCTGGCCGTGGGCGGCGTCGGGATTTCGTCTGCCGTGCGCGCCTATCTCGACGGGAAAATCGCCACGATCGCCACGCTGAAAACCCTGGGCGCGGAGGCGCGGGTGATCTTCACCGCCTATTTTGCGCAGGTGGGGGCCCTGACCCTCGTGGGTATCGCCCTTGGCCTGATCCTCGGCGCTGTTGCCCCGATCCTGTTCGGACCATTGATCGAGGCTCAGCTGCCCGTACCTGTGGCCATCGGCGTCTATCCCGCGCCCTTGGCCGAAGCCGCCCTTTACGGCGTGTTGACCGCATTGATCTTCACGCTCTGGCCCCTTGCTCAGACGGAACATGTCCGCGCCGCGACCTTGTTCCGGGACGCGGCGGGCGGGGTGGAGGGCTGGCCCTCCGCCGGATACATCCTTGTGACGTTTGGCGCCTTTCTGACCCTTCTGGGCGCGGCGACTTGGTTTTCAGGTACGCCGCGACTGGCCTTGGGAACGGCAGGCGGGCTGCTTCTGGCGCTTCTTCTCCTTGCGGGTGCGGCCTGGGCGATCCGTGCGGTGTCGCGCGGCCTGTCGCGCGGGCGATGGGTGCGGGGCCGGACGATCTGGCGCACCGCGCTGGGGTCCGTCGGCGGATCGGGCAAGGAGGCCGCGTCGGTCGTCCTGTCCCTCGGGCTTGGCCTGACCGTGCTGGCCGCGGTCGGTCAAATCGACACCAACCTGCGCTCCGCCATCCAGCGGGATCTGCCGGAGGTCGCGCCATCGTTCTTTTTCGTGGATATTCAGCCCGACCAACTCGCCCCGTTCCTTGCGCGGGTGGAGGGGGACGATCAGGTCAGCCGCGTGGAAACTGCCCCGATGCTGCGCGGGATCATCACGCGGATCAACGGTCAACGGGCGCAGGACGTCGCGGGCGACCACTGGGTGCTGCAAGGCGACCGGGGCGTGACCTACACGTCCACCGCCCCGCCGGAGGAAGAGATCGTCCTTGGGTCCTGGTGGCCCGACGATTACGCCGGTCCGCCCCTTGTCGCCTTCGCGGCGGAAGAGGCGTTGGAAATCGGGATTTTCGTCGGCGACACCATCACGATCAATATCCTCGGCCGCGACATAGAGGCGGAGATCGCGGCGCTCCGGGATGTGTCGTTCGAGAATGCAGGGATCGGCTTCATCGTGACCATGAACGAGGCTGCCCTTGCCGGCGCGCCGCATACCCATATCGCCACCGTGTACGCGGAGGCGGAGGCAGAGGCGCAGATCTTGCGTGACGTGGCAGGCGACGCTCCGAACATAACCGCAATCCGGGTCCGCGATGCGCTTGATCGCGTGGCGGAGGCATTGCGCGGGATCGCATCGGCCACCTCCTACGCTGCCCTGGCAACGCTTCTGACGGGTTTCATCGTCCTGATTGGGGCCGCCGCCGCGGGAGAGCGGAGCCGCGTGTTCGAGGCCGCGGTGCTGAAGACCCTTGGGGCGACACGCGGCACCATCCTGGCCAGTTTTGCCCTGCGCTCCGGCCTTCTGGGCGCGGCGGCGGGGATCGTTGCGATTGCGATGGGCGCGCTTGGCGGATGGGCGGTGATGACTTTCGTGATGGAAACAACGTACCGCTTTGAACCGCTCTCGGCCCTCGCGATTGTCCTGGGCGGGGCATTGGCCACCCTGCTGGCCGGCCTCGCCTTCGCCTGGCGTCCGCTGGCGGCGCGACCTGCGCGGGTTCTGCGCGCCCGGGAATAG
- a CDS encoding Na+/H+ antiporter subunit B, whose amino-acid sequence MVNSIILKAATRLLTALLLLFSVYMLLRGHNLPGGGFIGGLIGSTGFILYAIAQGAQATRDALRAEPQNIAMVGLGIALASGVYAVFFNDAFFTGQWWFIGDFASGDYIPISSVLFFDIGVYLVVFGSILTLVLALEEEV is encoded by the coding sequence ATGGTGAATTCGATCATCCTCAAGGCCGCGACCCGGCTTCTGACCGCGCTGCTGCTGTTGTTTTCCGTCTACATGCTTCTAAGGGGCCATAATCTTCCCGGTGGCGGGTTCATCGGCGGGCTGATCGGGTCCACGGGCTTCATCCTTTACGCCATTGCCCAGGGCGCGCAGGCCACGCGAGATGCGCTGAGGGCGGAGCCGCAGAATATCGCCATGGTCGGGCTAGGCATTGCGCTGGCCTCAGGCGTTTATGCCGTCTTCTTCAACGATGCCTTCTTCACCGGCCAATGGTGGTTCATCGGCGATTTCGCCTCCGGGGATTATATCCCCATCTCCTCCGTCCTGTTTTTCGACATCGGCGTTTACCTGGTCGTGTTCGGGTCGATCCTGACCCTCGTTCTGGCACTGGAGGAGGAGGTCTGA
- a CDS encoding Na+/H+ antiporter subunit E translates to MNIFGLNIALAVIWAALTGEITLLNLLVGFGLGSAALFVTRPLFPGCDSYFTRTFSWITLIIRFIWELIVSSLQVVWDVLTPQQKSRPGIVSVPLDVEGEMAVLVLTNYISLTPGTLSLDVTEDCNTLYIHAMFADDPGEIRRQIKEGVEARVREAFE, encoded by the coding sequence ATGAATATCTTCGGCCTCAACATCGCACTCGCCGTGATCTGGGCGGCCCTGACAGGGGAGATCACGCTTCTCAACCTTCTTGTCGGCTTCGGCCTCGGCTCTGCCGCGTTGTTCGTGACGCGCCCGCTTTTTCCCGGTTGCGACAGCTATTTCACGCGGACCTTCAGCTGGATCACCCTCATCATCCGGTTCATCTGGGAATTGATCGTGTCCTCCCTGCAAGTGGTGTGGGACGTGCTGACCCCGCAGCAGAAATCGCGCCCCGGCATCGTGTCCGTGCCCCTTGATGTGGAGGGGGAGATGGCGGTGCTGGTCCTGACCAACTACATCTCGCTTACGCCCGGAACGCTGTCGCTGGACGTGACGGAGGATTGCAATACCCTCTATATCCACGCCATGTTCGCCGATGATCCCGGGGAGATCCGCCGCCAGATCAAGGAAGGCGTCGAAGCGCGTGTAAGGGAGGCCTTTGAATGA
- a CDS encoding arylesterase, translated as MSKRLRSPWSLAYGAVREAGKVAVLICLPAMVNAQEVTIAALGDSLTQGYGLVAEDGFVPQLQNWLQERGYDVRVINAGVSGDTTAGGLARVAWTLTDDVDGMIVALGGNDFLRGLPPESSRANLSGILEAADGVEVLLVGMEVPGNYGPDYQQAFNEMFPQLAEQHDVLYVESFFEGLLGDPVSDPGSLADLMQPDGIHPNANGVILIVEALGPRVEDLIARITAE; from the coding sequence ATGTCTAAACGCCTTCGTTCACCTTGGTCCTTGGCATATGGGGCCGTCCGGGAAGCGGGCAAGGTGGCCGTCCTGATTTGCCTGCCCGCCATGGTTAACGCGCAGGAGGTCACGATAGCGGCGCTTGGCGACAGTCTCACTCAAGGCTACGGATTGGTGGCGGAAGACGGGTTCGTGCCACAGCTGCAGAATTGGTTGCAGGAGCGGGGCTACGACGTTCGGGTCATCAATGCAGGCGTCTCGGGCGATACGACGGCGGGCGGTCTGGCGCGGGTCGCATGGACGCTGACGGACGATGTGGATGGGATGATCGTGGCGCTGGGTGGCAACGATTTCCTGCGCGGGTTGCCGCCCGAATCCTCCCGCGCGAATCTGTCCGGTATCCTTGAGGCGGCGGATGGTGTGGAGGTTCTGTTGGTTGGCATGGAGGTGCCGGGCAATTACGGGCCGGACTACCAGCAGGCCTTCAACGAGATGTTCCCGCAATTGGCTGAGCAACATGACGTGCTTTACGTGGAGAGCTTTTTCGAGGGTCTTTTGGGCGATCCGGTCAGCGATCCCGGATCGCTTGCCGACCTGATGCAGCCCGATGGCATCCATCCCAACGCAAACGGTGTGATCCTGATCGTGGAGGCGCTTGGCCCCCGGGTCGAAGACCTGATCGCGCGGATCACGGCAGAATGA